One Solenopsis invicta isolate M01_SB chromosome 15, UNIL_Sinv_3.0, whole genome shotgun sequence genomic window, atttttaccgaGAGGGAAAAATAGGATAGAAAttataaagtacaaaattttttattttgttttctatatttttttataaataggtAGCCGCTTATAACGCTTTTGTAAAAGGTTTTAACAAATTgacagttaatttttaatttaattcttgaatgtcttgaatgtaaatttcaagctaaaaaacaatgtttaaaaaagacCATTTTTTGTCCattaataaaaacgtaaaaagtatattagtgaatcttataataattttggttGAGGGGCActaatattgtacattttaggACCCAGATAACTATCTACAGGCCCGAGTAACAAGCCGACGGGACCAGTTGACATGGGGGGGAGGGCGCCCAGCGCACCAGCTAGTTGTCCTCCCGCCCCTGGCCTCGCCgggaagggggggggagagTGGAGAGCTCAACCTCCCTCATCCCCCCCCACCCCCCTCGGAAAAAGGAAAACCCGTGGCTCTtcggcgggggccggatccTCGGGTAATACCCCCCAAAAAataggggaagaggcgggggagggacggtgtcccCTTCCCTCGACCTGAGGCTGACAAGGCCTAAAAAGCTCTGCAGGGGTGTCTACCGTTAAGGCGCCCCTGGCGAGCCAAGTCGGACGTAGGCCGACCGGATCCGGGGGGGCTCCGAAAGTATGCTGCACGTGTTCCCGGAGCTCCCCCCGtaaggaccagggcaggacacccggaggggttttagtgggtaagCCCCCGTCGATACGAcgtcggcgggggagagccccacataaccaccaggcctccccctgGGGTATGCAGTAACGCATTTCCCATccattaccaaaaaaaaaaaggccCGAGTGACAATTGCGCACATGGAAATAGCCGAGTTTCGCATTCTAATAAGCCGAGTGTCAAAATAGATAACTATCTGGATCCTGAAATGTGCAATCGTTGCGCctcagccgaaatcgctattatAGATTTTGACCTGCCAAtgatatattatagattttgaCCTGCCAATgatactattaatttttattgaaaatgtagAGAACATCATCATTTTTCAggttaaagttttatttctcaTTCTCTTCGTAATGTATGATTTTcaatacaaataaaagttatttcatgTAAAACTTAGTAtgcaatttttgtttaacattattaaGAACCTCCGTAtactaaatttcacataaaataataactcACTCGTATTGAAAATCATTATATCATGGAGAGGGTAAAAATACTTTAACCTAAAAAACGACGTTCCCcacattttcagtaaaaattaataGCATCATTGTGTTTAGTGGgtcaaaatctataaataatctTTACTATGTTTTTCACGTTTCCAAATTTAATCATCATACTTTTATGGCAATTAAAATGGCCGTTTTTTAACATCGTTCTTTGTGTGTGAATTGctctataaaattcataaaaaactcGTCGAGCCTGTAagttaaataatgcaaataaagtaattactttttattattaaatacgttCTCCCAGATACACCTCAGCTAGTTACCGCAATCTTCtttcatatattatatcttcaaaatatataatacctGCGATACGCATGTGAATTTTACTACGCAGCAATACACGTAGTCACAAATATCTcaggaataatttaaaaatatatttcacgtaaattattaatatctttacgTGTTGTTAAATGCGGacattaataaatcattttaatatttcttgtatgTACAGAGTCCAATATCCTTGAAAAATTgagtttcagtaattttttttcggatCCAGAACTCGAGTCGATTTCTAGCATCATATACACAAAGCTTGGATATAAACAAGAAAACGTTCATAGTGAAATTCTATTCTTTTCTCGATATTTTAATCACGATAATATTCTTACATCATGAATTGAATTAGCATCGCCTAATCAGTAGAGGAGCCgagtaattaacaatttaaatcttatggttctcttattttttacaGGTATCCTTGTCTGTTGATAAGGATACCTCCGAGTGTTGATAATTATTCACGGACAAGACTATTTCAAAACTCCttgatatgtttattattaccgcATAGCTGCTGCTCTCATGTTTTGATTGAGTCGCCGAAACGTCACCGATAGGaatcagttttcttaaaaaactcTGCACACTGTCTCAAGGATACAATCAATTTAATGTCGCCCACTCAAAGAATgcggaaagatttaaatatatgtatgctgTGCATCCAGtttccccttctctctctctctctctctctctctttctctctctcgaaaaaaaagagaaggtaataaaaaagaaggtagatataaaaaatatgacaatgggagtaacgaaattaaagaaacaaattgcAACACTTCCATGTCCAAGTTATATCTTGGAATGACGAAATTGACCGGGTGGAATTGTTATAGGTGAAAGATTTGATGTGTTAATTTAAACTAAGAAGAATGTGTACATGTCGCGCTTGATTTAGtttcttcccttcttcacttctTATGTTCTCTGTTACGCACGCTCGCGCCTTTTTTCCCTCTCGCTAAGTGCATGTATGTAAGACTTATTCTTCTTATCACAAGATTGTACCTTATTTTGTCACTATCAAGAAGTATGTACAATAAACAGTTCTTACACTGAAACAAGTAAATACCTTGTGTATTTTCTTTCGTAGTTGTTTGATTTGAACGCATAGATTAAACGCGTTAAGACTAACTTGAACAGGAATctcatataaaatcaaattatgtagGTGTTTTCATCATGcactttattctctttatatatacttgcatgtatacatacatgtacgacatatgtatattataaatgtcgcataattaataaattattttgatcattttttaacagattattcATTTAGACGGTGCACCTTCTCGTTCACCAAAAgcaactcaatttaataatggaaatgttaattatgaattacaaatctcatcaagtacccgaatttcatgtttagaaaaatattaatttgaaaacacattaaggctaaagtcgtccttttttaccgaccgaacgttaattttcgggcacgccgttcttctaattgcatttacagatttaaaaatctttttccacaattaaagtatagacagtaatgtataacggaCGTTATAAAaggataatgaaaacgaaaaaatttagaaaattattttcaattttttttatttttcttattcttatatagcgtccgttatacattactgtctatactttaattgtggaggatttttaaatctgtaaatgcaattagaagaacggcgtgcccgaaaattaacgtttggtcggtaaaaaaggacgattttagcatccccttaaggcgatgctggagtgacGGCCGAACTCCGACGGTCCTGCGCCATCTTCTAAATGgaactaaaaatgtcgataatatcgGCATTTTTAATTCCATTATCATATGAGCTCCTGTATTATCATGGTGTTCCAATCAACGAACATCGCAGCGAGacataggggaaagtagggttattgtacgcactgggtaattgtacgcttcgtggtttggcaccttcccgatgaataaaacttatatcacgacgatatttgtaggctgaaggcattttttaaatatataaccatacgttatatcatttaaaaacgtagttaatttaaaaaataagaaaaagtaaaatcatgatttttcttgcgattttggcgttcagaaaataaggcaataagtctgtatttttactttattctgttaatttactttattctgtttaattttgttatacctaacaaaagtacgttttttcctgcgttctttgagctattgtttattaaatttaattaaatagtcatccagtaattgtttatttatcaaatcaagtccgccgtcgacaattttacgcatccatcttgaaaggcgtgagaccacgtgagatcaactatagtgccactagtacagtgtagtgcagtgtagtgtagttaaaagaatgggctataacctcatttttcctccgcgtccatttatccaaccgcacgtacaattacccaaggcccgagaaattttttcgtttaaccacttgcttctttttgctgaatatagcattatcaaataaaaaattgttcaatatgacaatacataatgataaaaaaatgtttaaagtttctatttctgtactcgtatcgatttcaactttaaaaatcacttcactgcgataaatttcccttaggtgcgtgcaatttacctactttcccctatagGTGCTCAGCTTTGCGTGCGTCTGTGGGCTCTTTTGTAGCCCGGGAAATATGTCAGGTCGTAATTAATTTGGTACGCGTTGTACTGTTAACCAGATTGacgaatataatattacaacttATAGAAGTTATACAGCGAGAATTACAAGAGTGATGCAATACACTAGACGCACTGATTATACCGACACGCGGGCATGTATGCGGACATATGGATGTAACTCGAcgacgtacacccaaggactttgattctgtccatggggaaatttttcaaactgaaaagtcgctatctttctacatacttatagttcatgattaacgtaacgaccaataagctttagtcatttcattaatcatgaactgcaagaatgtagaaagtggtgacttctcagtttggaaaatttccccatggacagaatcaaagtccttgggtgtacatacagaGTTCGAATGCTTACGCAGCGCTGCTCGGCAGAACCCGGCTTCGACCATAGACTAAGAATAGCGTAGAGGGAACTCGCCGGTCGCCACTCGCCACATGTGCAATAGCAGAGCACAAGTGCCGAGGAATCcatttattacgtatattttcttcaataagAGAAACTATCCAAATCAGTACGGTATAATTACAATTAGATAGGCACGCTCGGGCCATCTTGTAGATGGAGTATGcgcgaaaaaagtttttaaccgGCCTGTTGGATTTCTCTCATTGAAAGGACATATGTACATTAGAAATACCGGGTGTCTCATTTGAAATATCCCAAGTAATGAtctcaaaaaatattgaaaatacggAAAAacatttcagataaaagttgtatgagCTAAAGAAGGATAAATAATagtacaataaatttttgtaaattttaatatttcgaaaaactgataatggaagatcgcgtaaataatctgagaaagttgtttgcaagaattccaagtatttgtcaccattaagatgaccatggaaaaagaaaggtccaataatttttgttccgatgattccgcaccatacgttcaccgaaaatctgcgttggaaacctttatctcttttcgcatgtggattcacatcggaccaagtatgcacgttatgtcgattttccataccacaattggaaaaacaagattcatcagaccataatattttattaagaaaaccaaagtcagtgcgataattaactcgaagccagtggcagaacattaatcggcgatctgcatctccttcatgtaaagcttgtactaacTTATtacgaaacggtttgaatttgaatttttttagtacagcgtgtacgtaacttttcgataattctaaattacgtgctactgttcttatggatgtacgtctgttttcaataaaacttaatagcacacttgtctctttttcttcatctgttttgattgtacgtcgttgtcttgttagcgatcttgtttgacgcaattgatcttcaattcgtcgaaatgtacgattatttggtattcttcgttctggatatttttgttgataaagtaatcgtgcttcattttcattacgcatacttaaataccagatctcgagcatatcacacttttccgtaattgtaaacattgttctcacgcgctcgtatgtagacgattgactaacagactcatactaccctgtaattcatattacgtgctatacaaatactttatttacaaatcaaacagtcgtgtattttgaaaagttgaaggtcagcgatcctgttcgatataacagacttcatacgagcgcgtgagaacaatgtttacaattacggaaaagtgtgatatgctcgagatgcggtattacaacagaagttgggggtatattaaggatattgtttatgcaactattcctgaaaatgaagaaaatttacgacataaaatcactagagctgttgaaagtattacaacagaaatgctgcagttaacaataagaaacattataaaacgcgttgaatgctgtatcgatcatgatggtaacaatttcgaaccatttcttaattaatttgttaataaatatttcatgaaaaaacaatgtttactttctcaacctatttgatattccaaatttgttcaacaatactcgatccaaattattactttaatactttgcatgccgattatctcgtaaacaatgcgtcgtagcaatttttttcctaatataattttgattgaaaattacctctactatgtaaatatgcaaaaaaaattataggtacccatttaaaaaacctacattgaccttcataactcaaaaaggtgacgagtaaaaaaaatttctttacgtgcattttgtagccgactaaaaaccatgtaaattttccttattaaactttcttctaacttcaaccagttacgagatatttgctcggacatttatggacggacaccctgtatataaataatatatatatatatatatatatatatgtttttaaataaataatttttaaataaataaattatatgtttatgtTTATGTACAATTCTCCCTACATgtcatcataaaatatttaaaaaaatgaataaaaaataaactgaaaaatattacattaattttaattacatctttagaaaaattcttttatccCTATAGTTATTAAATGCTTATCTTGCGTTATGCAGTTATCAGTGTCCTccgacttttacttttttaacagtttattcttgtatctttttttcacttttgtttcttattttttctctgATGTAGATTCTCAAATTATATGATAACTATTCCaaagtgttaaaattttaacaaaaattgtattccttttattatttactttttctgttttgtttgcctttttttattattacactttcGTTTTTTCCCGCTTCTATTTGCAATACTTACTTCATAGCTGCGTTCTAATATACACAGCCAATctgccaatactgaaaatcacATTACGTATACCATAAATTATcaatactggcagtgaatttcagaACAAATAAAGCCGTTTGTTACAAAACTTAGGCATCTTGAGAAAATGACAAATATTTCTAGCATCTATAGTACTAGTACAGAAGAATGATTAACGAGTAACGACGTAGTGTAAGACGTTAGAACGTCGACTGATACGTTTGGGATTCCAGATTTGATCCCTGCAAATGagacttttatttaaatcttatactttttaattttattatatataatttttaaactgtttttaattatttaatataaaatgttattttaaaaaaatcaaaaaatttaaaaatgcttttttattattaaaataaaattttttatttaaaaattatatataacaatttaaaaatatatttaaagtaaaacatgTCTCATCCGCTgggatcgaacctgggacctcaaGCGCACTAGACGACGTCCTAACGCCTTATGCTATATCGCTTGCAACAATCGCTTTTCTGTAATGATACTATCgttgctggaaatatttaatcgtaatCTTGTAGATTGACAAATCGAGTCGTTATGGTTTACCGACAGGTCTCACTGCAAATTTGATTAGAGCGCCGCTCACGGAATATTGAGCAACTAAACTTTTGCTCTTCGTACCAATTCCGAgtgcaaattacataaacaaattttattcaggCCTTTCTCTTATACTAGAACTTCTAGGATCATTCTGCAAGCGTCGTATTGTTCTTTCATTGATTCTACTCGCGgtacccttacggaaatgaactattggaaagccagTAATCACTGCCCTATAAGCGCATAATATTCCtggaatattatatgaatattattaaaaattaaaataatattattgtaatattccgagaatatgatataatattttttaatatcttgggACTATTCTGTGGATGTTATATGTCcacttcatataatattttacaaatattattttaatgtccatggaatattattttaatatccgcgaaatattattttaatatccgtaGAATATTACTTTAACAtctgtgaaatattattttaatatccgtggaatattattttaatatccgcgaaatattaaaaaaatgttcttagaATATTATTCTGGTCCAAAATTGACGTTCATATAACATTCCTGGGatatcagattttatttttttaatgaaaattaatctatatttaaaatatttttatttaataaattgtttaatcaaaattttttattacaataaataataatatgccataaaatatatattccaatatttttattttaatacaaatgtacaaattttatacatattatatacctATTACAACatacatattacaaaataaatttctctgtATTATGTTCGTTATGCAGCAATGGTAATACAACGAATTTGTTTTTATACGGTAATacgaacattttatttttaattttgttcaatgGCCACATTTTTTCTTGCGAAAGCTGAGAAACCACATAAATTTGGAGTAAAGAAGATTCACATgggattgtaaataaattatcttttcgcTCGTATCTTTTCCcacaaatgattaattcttCCTTCTCAAAGtcgtaagaaaattttgttatttgtacaATGTCTCCATTTGTCAATATACAAcaattatcattaatagtatttactcgaaaacgataattaattgaaatagcTTCTGTATACAAAGGTGCTCTTTTTCCATTGGGCAAAATACAATAAGTATTTTGCGATTCGCTGACTACAAGTTTAGTTGTACGATAATCAGTCCTTTTCACGTTAGATTTAATTTCATGATACCGATTATACAATTGTTCTAAAGGTTGCGCATACTTTTTGACTACTCGTTTTAgatgctgtaaaaaattttcatatttaaatgcaCTGTAATTGTCTAATGGTCCAAATGTTTTTACATCTTGTATAACGTGTATCAATCCATGTACATTATGCGATACAAAAGATTCATGATACAAATGTGGCATTGCATCCACAAATTTTTCTAACAGTTGACCTGCATATTCGATGTACTGACTATAATCATCACTACACAGAATTCGTACAGATACGTGTAAAACCAAGAAAtggttaaacaaatttttatctaaaatgttttttaaaacaacaGGACCGGTATATAAAAGCAATAATCTGTATTCGgttgctttaaaatatttaactaattGTAACGATCGAGGTTTACGTGAAAATTCGTTAGGAACAAACGATGCAATGTTTTCAAACAAAACGGATAAACGTTGTATACTTTGAGCATTTAAAGAATATGGTTGTTTTGATTTACTTAACCATAAATATAAGAGTTTACGCATAACACCGAGGCATATTAAGTGCATGTATTCCAAAGGAATTTGATTAACAATATCAAAATCCGGAATGTCTGTCAAAATACTATGCCCTAAATGATAATTAggatcagttttatttttaaattcaaaatcatTTCGCAATTGTTCAtgattatttaacatataaacgCGCCTATGAGCATATTTGCCTTTTACATGGCATTTAGTACAACTATAATATCCGCAGTGACCtttgacatttaaaatatatgattttgctGGTGCATCAGCTATAACAGAAACAATTCGACAGTTATAATGTAATCCTTCAATTGTTATACCATTTTGACATACATCTTTAATATCATTTACAGTAGCACTTAAATAAAGATTACTATCATATGGCTTTTCAGGACCGTAATAAGCtccaataagaaaaatatcacTAGTATTTTTTACAGAACCTACAATAGGCCACAATGATGCACTTGATTTGAATAACGGAATACCATCTatgaaaattgatatttctaTTCCACTGagaaataattctttgtttgtatttaaaattgtttctgtAATTCCTTTTTGTAAACCTATGTGTATATATCTACCTGGTACCATGGATATGATATTTACTTTATTGCGAGGAGTATTCATCAATGTCTTTGATTGTATTGGTAAAGTTTGAAAACAAGAGTGCAATTTGAAATGATGTAACAACTCAGTCACAGCTGTATGACAAATATTATTCCTCAGTTtccaatttcttaaaaattcttttgtattctcgatctctttatttttatgctcTTTTGTAGAACACTCCGTTTCACTCATCACATTTTCGTATTCAGGAAGATATGGTGTCACTACTGTTGTATCATCTGTATTATTAAAGCATTCAATATCTGAATCAATTGGATTATCATCCGAATCTAgacaatttatatcaatatgaCAATTTTCTTCATCAAATATATCTACTATTTCTTcgaatttattttcacattGATTCTGATGCTGTAAAAATCTATCAAATGGATCTTGTTTAGAAGAGCCTGGTCTATGTAATGATTCAGTCGTAACAGTACATTGTTCTTCGTACAAATCGAgcaattctgaaaaaaatataataatggattacaattaataaattctttagcaTCCATAATAGCgcataatattgcaaaatgtaatacaacatttaagcaatattacaaaaatataatattatacaagatattgtgagaatatttcaaaacatatttaatatcataaaaatattttttataaatattttaaaataaaacacttaaattaatattgctttTCTACATTATacttcttatttgaaatatattgtgctaaaataatacatgttacatgatatataaatattttcactaaaatatttttaatattgaagtaAACTTCATGAACTTTCCGGAATATTTAAGATgcctataatatttatgtaataagaaattaaaatattttatatattatctgcatatttataacatttaaaatcagtattttctgatacaataattataaatgtataaaaataccattaaattgtataaatttttattctgtgttaaataattgcagaaaaacgttattaataattgtgttacttttattacaaaataaaaatgttttaattgcttgttaatacaaataattttaatataattttctttttaaaataacacttCCATAggatgaaataaattgtttcatacataatacaaataattttacaataaaataatattgcaaaaattataccTTTTCTTGTTTCTTCATCTCTATCATCATAatcatcattatcttttatGTTCTCGAAAATACATCTCATCACTTTTTCCGTTTCACTTGTTATGCGACGGCGGAACTGACGATTACTCAATTCcgaaatgtgttttttaaaacgtttcgaCATCATACAAGTTATCCGGCAATATATACTCAATTGACAAAACGTTATcctgttacatttttatctaatattaaattaaaatgttaagagAGTGagatttcattgtaaaaacaaaatcatAATGTAATTTCCAAAATGtaagttttacttaaaataaataaaatagcaaatttaatatcaaaaaaattgaaactttgtgGTTGCAAATTTAAATACTTACGCCGCGCTGTccgcaaatttaaataatcggataaaaaattcatcatttacatttatatgttttaaaaacaatgtgataaacaaaatatcaacaacatatttgtcttattattagaaagaaagaaatatactCTCAAAGGGATAAATTTTTGCTTggcattataattatttaaatttgaaactacgaagttttcattattttaatatactattttatttatttcaactaAAATCTACATTTTTGAGATTATGTTATGATCTTGTTATGAAAACGAGAATAATGGATAAACGCTAGTGCGATTATCCATTTTACatgtcataaataattattatattataattattatattacaattatacctATATGTACTATAGTACTTATATACTTACGACACTTATAATGCAAAttgatttgaattaattttgctttcaaaatcttttaattaaattgatactttGTGCTGTATTTACAACGGATGGCCAAAATGTATACTCCTTGTCATCAGTTAATCATTGTTTCGGTACTATAATCAAGCCattgttcaatataattatgtaaaatatgtcgcttttttctttttctaaaaaagatgataaaaatatgtGCGCATGCTGCTAACATTTTGCTTATTGGACTATTTCATACAATGTAGTACTTACCAATACGACATTCATAATGCTAATTGATTACATTACAGTActtaattactattaatgtaCTACTATTATAATTAGCCTACGCTGCAGAACATGTGACCACGTGGCATTAGATATTATAAATACGTGGCACCGTATTTCTAGATTTTTCCTTTGTCGAACGGAATTTCACTGTGTACATACTACTAACTAGCTTATGCTGAACTGTGCTGAACAACGTGTGTCACGTGTGTGCTGAGCAGCCAAGTGTAGTGTTGCCTTTACCAGCCATGCGCTGGCCGCGCTGTCCATGG contains:
- the LOC105205125 gene encoding uncharacterized protein LOC105205125 — its product is MMSKRFKKHISELSNRQFRRRITSETEKVMRCIFENIKDNDDYDDRDEETRKELLDLYEEQCTVTTESLHRPGSSKQDPFDRFLQHQNQCENKFEEIVDIFDEENCHIDINCLDSDDNPIDSDIECFNNTDDTTVVTPYLPEYENVMSETECSTKEHKNKEIENTKEFLRNWKLRNNICHTAVTELLHHFKLHSCFQTLPIQSKTLMNTPRNKVNIISMVPGRYIHIGLQKGITETILNTNKELFLSGIEISIFIDGIPLFKSSASLWPIVGSVKNTSDIFLIGAYYGPEKPYDSNLYLSATVNDIKDVCQNGITIEGLHYNCRIVSVIADAPAKSYILNVKGHCGYYSCTKCHVKGKYAHRRVYMLNNHEQLRNDFEFKNKTDPNYHLGHSILTDIPDFDIVNQIPLEYMHLICLGVMRKLLYLWLSKSKQPYSLNAQSIQRLSVLFENIASFVPNEFSRKPRSLQLVKYFKATEYRLLLLYTGPVVLKNILDKNLFNHFLVLHVSVRILCSDDYSQYIEYAGQLLEKFVDAMPHLYHESFVSHNVHGLIHVIQDVKTFGPLDNYSAFKYENFLQHLKRVVKKYAQPLEQLYNRYHEIKSNVKRTDYRTTKLVVSESQNTYCILPNGKRAPLYTEAISINYRFRVNTINDNCCILTNGDIVQITKFSYDFEKEELIICGKRYERKDNLFTIPCESSLLQIYVVSQLSQEKMWPLNKIKNKMFVLPYKNKFVVLPLLHNEHNTEKFIL